In one window of Aquimarina spinulae DNA:
- a CDS encoding MBL fold metallo-hydrolase has product MEVIFLGTGTSQGIPIIGSTHPVCLSDDSRDKRLRVSILISWDDYQYVVDCGPDFRQQMLSNQISRIDGVVFTHEHADHTMGLDDIRPFFFRQGDIPIYAHKRVLQALRTRFEYIFSSENKYPGAPSVIENELTNQPFQLGNLDVIPINTFHNRLQVFGFRFRDFAYLTDVKTVEEEERLKLKGVKVLVVNALRIEPHHSHFNLEEALEFIEEIQPEKAYLTHISHMLGFHAEVEKLLPKNVYIAYDNLKITI; this is encoded by the coding sequence ATGGAAGTAATTTTTCTTGGTACAGGTACATCACAGGGGATTCCGATTATAGGAAGTACCCATCCTGTTTGTTTAAGTGATGACTCCAGAGATAAGCGACTTCGCGTTTCTATACTTATATCCTGGGATGATTACCAATATGTTGTGGATTGTGGACCAGATTTTAGACAGCAAATGCTCTCGAATCAGATATCTAGAATCGATGGGGTAGTCTTTACTCATGAGCATGCAGATCATACTATGGGATTAGATGATATACGACCATTTTTTTTCAGGCAAGGCGATATCCCTATCTATGCGCATAAGAGAGTTTTACAAGCATTAAGAACTAGGTTTGAATATATTTTTTCTTCGGAAAATAAATATCCCGGAGCACCAAGTGTTATTGAAAATGAACTTACTAATCAACCTTTTCAATTGGGTAATCTAGATGTGATTCCTATAAATACGTTTCATAATCGTTTACAAGTGTTTGGATTTCGATTTAGAGATTTTGCATATCTAACCGATGTAAAAACGGTTGAAGAAGAGGAAAGATTAAAGTTAAAAGGAGTTAAGGTTTTGGTGGTTAATGCATTAAGAATAGAACCCCATCATTCACATTTTAATCTAGAAGAAGCTCTTGAGTTTATTGAAGAAATACAACCCGAAAAGGCATATCTCACTCATATTAGTCATATGTTAGGTTTTCATGCCGAAGTTGAGAAATTATTACCAAAAAATGTATATATAGCTTACGATAATTTAAAAATAACCATCTAG